CACGTGGAGCTGGGCCCCTCGCCGTCCGGCGTGCCGGACCGGCTCCTCACCTGCCGGAAGCGCCGGGGCCCCGGCCGCCCCGCCCTCTGGCGCGAGGTGGACCGCCCCGAGCAGCAGCTCCTCGGCATCCAGTACGCCGGCCGGGTGCCCGAACCGCACCCGCTCGTCGTGCGGAACGCGGAGCACTGGCTCTGGGAGGCGACCGGCGCCGGCGACGGCGACGAGCTGCCCGGCCTGGTCGCCGGCGAGGCGGACCGCTACTTCCCGCGCACCCCGCTCCCCGAGCACGAGAGCCGCATCCTGCTCGCCCACTCGCCCTACCGGGACGGCGAGGGCGTGCTGCGCCACCAGGAGACCAGCCTCTACCGGGCGCCGTCGGGCGCCTGGGTCTTCGCTTCCGGCACCTTCGCCTGGTCGCCGGCGCTGGACCGGCCGGGCCATGTGGACCCCCGGGTGCAGCGCGCCACCGCCAACCTTCTCGACCGCATCTGTAAGAGGGACTGACCGGGGCGAGCCCGCCCCGGTCGGCGGGCCCGCTCGCGCGTGCGAGAGAATCGGACCGTTCCTGGATCAACCTACGCGGAGGAACCGTGTCCGGATTCGTAGAAAAGCCCGAGCCCGTCGAGGTTCCGGGCCTGACCCACCTGCACACGGGCAAGGTGCGCGACCTGTACCGGAACGAGGCCGGCGAGCTCGTGATGGTGGCGAGCGACCGCATGTCCGCGTACGACTGGGTCCTGCCCACCGAGATCCCGGACAAGGGCCGCGTCCTCACCCAGCTCTCGCTGTGGTGGTTCGACCAGCTCTCCGACCTGGCCCCGAACCACGTGCTCTCCACCGAGCTGCCGGCCGGCGCCCCCGCCGACTGGGCGGGCCGGACCCTGATCTGCAAGTCCCTGGACATGGTCCCGGTCGAGTGCGTCGCCCGCGGCTACCTGACCGGCTCCGGCCTGGTCGAGTACGACGAGTCGCGCACGGTCTGCGGCCTCGCGCTTCCCGAGGGGCTGACCGACGGCTCCGAGCTGCCCGCGCCGATCTTCACCCCGGCGACCAAGGCCGCCGTCGGCGACCACGACGAGAACGTGTCGTACGAGGAGGTGGCCCGC
The Streptomyces roseofulvus genome window above contains:
- a CDS encoding phosphoribosylaminoimidazolesuccinocarboxamide synthase translates to MSGFVEKPEPVEVPGLTHLHTGKVRDLYRNEAGELVMVASDRMSAYDWVLPTEIPDKGRVLTQLSLWWFDQLSDLAPNHVLSTELPAGAPADWAGRTLICKSLDMVPVECVARGYLTGSGLVEYDESRTVCGLALPEGLTDGSELPAPIFTPATKAAVGDHDENVSYEEVARQVGAETAALLRQTTLAVYGRARDIARERGIILADTKFEFGFEGGTLVLADEVLTPDSSRFWPADQWQPGRAQPSYDKQFVRDWLTSPASGWDRKSEQPPPALPQEIVDATRAKYLEAYELLTGRSWSDSF